A part of Rhodamnia argentea isolate NSW1041297 chromosome 8, ASM2092103v1, whole genome shotgun sequence genomic DNA contains:
- the LOC115755301 gene encoding hevamine-A-like, giving the protein MKGESAVDFAILCSCILMSVVGGNAGGIATYWGQNGNEGTLEETCATGNYDFVNIAFLPTFGDGHPPMINLAGHCDPTVNGCVGLSSDIESCQARGIKVMISLRGDKGSPPIASKQDAEEIAAYIWNNFLGGHSSLRPLGDAVLDGVDFDIEGGSNAHFDDLTTYLSKYSENGSRVCLTAAPQCPYPDAWLGGALETGLFDYVWVQFYNNPPCQYNSSAIGNLEDAWKQWITIPAKQIFLGLPASPDAAGSGFISVSDLLSEVLPGVQRYPEYGGVMLWSRYYDDQSGYSHAIRKYV; this is encoded by the coding sequence ATGAAGGGGGAATCTGCAGTAGATTTCGCAATTCTCTGCTCATGCATTCTTATGTCAGTTGTTGGCGGTAATGCCGGAGGAATTGCGACATATTGGGGCCAGAATGGAAACGAAGGTACCTTGGAAGAGACTTGCGCCACCGGCAACTACGACTTTGTCAACATAGCTTTTCTCCCGACTTTCGGCGATGGTCATCCGCCCATGATCAATCTCGCCGGTCACTGTGACCCGACCGTCAATGGTTGCGTGGGTTTGAGCTCTGATATCGAGTCCTGCCAAGCCAGGGGCATAAAGGTGATGATTTCTCTCCGGGGAGACAAAGGGAGTCCCCCAATAGCCTCCAAGCAAGACGCTGAGGAAATCGCGGCTTACATCTGGAACAACTTCTTGGGAGGCCATTCGTCGCTTCGCCCTCTCGGCGACGCCGTCCTGGATGGCGTGGACTTCGATATCGAAGGAGGGTCCAATGCGCACTTCGACGATCTCACAACCTACTTATCCAAATACAGTGAAAACGGTAGCAGGGTCTGTCTGACCGCAGCTCCTCAGTGCCCTTACCCCGACGCTTGGCTCGGAGGTGCTCTCGAGACCGGTTTGTTCGACTATGTCTGGGTCCAGTTCTACAACAACCCTCCATGCCAATACAATTCCTCCGCCATCGGCAACCTTGAAGATGCTTGGAAGCAGTGGATCACCATTCCCGCAAAGCAAATCTTCTTGGGACTGCCGGCGTCCCCTGATGCAGCCGGCAGCGGCTTCATTTCGGTCAGCGATCTCCTGTCTGAAGTTCTTCCGGGCGTTCAACGATATCCTGAGTATGGAGGCGTAATGCTGTGGTCAAGATACTACGATGATCAATCTGGATATAGCCATGCCATTAGGAAATATGTTTGA